The DNA segment GAGGAAGGAGGCAATGCCATGACCCGTGACACCGCCGAACGCCCCCAGATGTCCGTCGAGGACTTCGAGGAACTTGTCCGCAGGGCTCCGAGGGAGCTGCGGAACCGACTGGAGTTCCTCGGCGGACGGCTGTGCGTGCGCCACGGCCCGCTCGACGTCGAGGAGTTCGAGGAGCTGGCCGCGGCAGCCCCCGAAACCGTGCGGCTTGAGTACGTCAACGGAAAAGTCGAGGTCAAGGCAGTGCCGGACGGCAACCACCGCTCCATTTTCATGTGGCTGCTGCGCCAGTGCATGCAGCATCGCCCTGACCTGGACCTGGTGCCGGAGTCCGGTGTCAGGGCCGAGGCCTACCGCAAGGGCCGCGCCCGTACGGACGGGACCCTCGTGCCGGTTGACCACTTCATCGGCGACGGCGAGTGGTCAGAGCCCGACGGCGCCCTCATGGCGGTGGAGATCACCTCCCACGACCGCGACACCGACCAGCGCGACCGCGTCGACAAGCCCATCGGCTACGCGGAGGCGGAAATCCCCGTCTACCTGCTCATCGACCGGGACCACAACACGCTCACGGTGTACAGCGAACCGAAGGCCGGCCGGTACCTGCAGGCGCCGTCCTACCCGTGGGGAGCGACCGTCGAACTCCCCGCCCCTGTGAACATCACCCTCGACACGGAGGGGCTCAAGATCTACGCCGAGTGACGCCCCGGCCGGCGACACGTGTGGGCGGCACCCCGACAACACCGGGATGCCGCCCACGTACCCGCGAAAGCCGGGTCAGCTCAGCGACTGCAGCGCGGCGGCGTCGTACGGCTTCAGCTCGTCGAAGCGGTCGGCGAGGACCTTGGCGGCCCACTCCGGGTCCTGGAGCAGCGCGCGGCCGACGGCGACCATGTCGTACTGCTCGTCCTCCAGGCCGTCCAGGAGGTCGTCGATGCCCTTGACCGGGGAGCCCTCACCGGTGAACGCCTTGACGAAGTCGCCGTCGAGGCCGACCGAGCCGACGGTGATGACCGGCTTGCCGGTGATCTTCTTGGTCCAGCCGGCGAGGTTGAGGTCGGAGCCCTCGAACTCGGGCAGCCAGTAGCGGCGGGTGGAGGCGTGGAAGGCGTCGACGCCGGCGGCGGCCAGCGGCGCGAGGATGGCCTCCAGCTCCTCGGGGGTC comes from the Streptomyces sp. NBC_00820 genome and includes:
- a CDS encoding Uma2 family endonuclease; the encoded protein is MTRDTAERPQMSVEDFEELVRRAPRELRNRLEFLGGRLCVRHGPLDVEEFEELAAAAPETVRLEYVNGKVEVKAVPDGNHRSIFMWLLRQCMQHRPDLDLVPESGVRAEAYRKGRARTDGTLVPVDHFIGDGEWSEPDGALMAVEITSHDRDTDQRDRVDKPIGYAEAEIPVYLLIDRDHNTLTVYSEPKAGRYLQAPSYPWGATVELPAPVNITLDTEGLKIYAE